The sequence GTCCGTGCGCGCTCATGGCCAACAATAATTCGTGCCCCGCGCCCCACACGACACAAGCACAGCGGCAAGCCCCCCAACCCCAACCAATCAATCAATCCATGGTGCATTTGGAATCCAGAGCACCAAATCTCACACCCCGATGACCACCCAGCAGTACGATCACCACTTGCGATGGGGGAATGGGGGAATCAACCAAGCAATCCAATCATAGAGGAATCGATTGATGTAAGTAGTATGTAGGTAGTATGAATCACATATACATGCTATTTTTCAAAAGAAAAATCCTTCACATTAAGACCACCACCAGCGCTTATTTTCTGCACGGACGGAACGGAATGGACGAACACGCTCGCCACTTCACCGGCCAGGGTCTGTTCATCTTCTGTTGTTTgatgtacatacatacatacactcgGAAGAAATGTAAAAGAAAGAAAAATGGGGGCGGAACAAGAAACGATCCATCGAGAAAAAGGAAAGAATAAACAGACGAGAGCAAACAATCGGCACTAGATTGGTCGGATCGaccagagcagagcagagcagagcagagcagagaggTCGATTGATGGATGGATGCACGAGAAAGGAATCAAGCTAGGCAGGGGCATGTACCATGCCGTCACGGGCGGTACGCGCGTTGCAGCTAGAAGAGCTCCCAGTCGAACCGCGGGATCGGCGaggtggtgttgttgttggtggCCGGCTTCGTCGTGGTGGTCGCGGCTGCCATGGTGGTGGTCGCCGTGGCCGAGGACGTCGACGGCATTGACGACAGCAGGTCGAACGTCTCCCAGCTCGCCGTGGGCGGCGCCGCCGCAGCCTTGCCGTTCGCCGGCGCGGGCTGCTGCTTGAACTGCCGCCGCTGCGACacgggcggcggccgcggcggcaggTGCAGCGACCGGTCGCCCTTGGCTTGCCCATTGCCGTTGCCGTTGGCCTTGGGTGCCGCCGCGTTCTTGACGTGGCCGTTGGCCGTGGGCGCCGACGCGTTCTTGGCCCGGATGACGTCCAGCGTCTCCACGTACTTCTGCACCCGCTTCTCCTGCGCCACCAAAAGATTCATAGAGCCGAAGCGGATTCAGTTGTGCTCGGCTCCTGTGGGCAAGTAATGTGCTCGTCAACGGAATCGGCGGGGAACTTAATTCGGCTGAGCGTACGTGCTGACCTGCAATCGCCGCTGCGCCTTGACCTCGCCGTCGGCGGCGATGGCGTCCAGCTTGACCAGCTCCGTCATGAGCGCCTCGGTGAGGGCGACCACGTCGGCCTCCACCACCTTCCCGCCCTTGCGCACGATGGTATCCAGCGCCGACACCTGCAGAGCACCACCCAAATTCGATCAAACACCCACCGAATCCCATCGACGAGACGAACGCAGCCAGAGTCCTCGAAGGCAAGC comes from Triticum aestivum cultivar Chinese Spring chromosome 5B, IWGSC CS RefSeq v2.1, whole genome shotgun sequence and encodes:
- the LOC101290661 gene encoding BAG family molecular chaperone regulator 3, whose amino-acid sequence is MMRAKGKATFLDAMKETTSPVSPAAAAAAKEALKEDEWEVRPGGMLVQKRDPDSDAPAGAPVPTVRLKVKFNGVSHEIYINSQASFGELKKMMSEKTGLHHEDQKVLYKGKEMDSKAFLDISGVKDRSKLVMLEDPDAQAKRLIEQRRADKAPRASKSVSRISLDVDKLATKVSALDTIVRKGGKVVEADVVALTEALMTELVKLDAIAADGEVKAQRRLQEKRVQKYVETLDVIRAKNASAPTANGHVKNAAAPKANGNGNGQAKGDRSLHLPPRPPPVSQRRQFKQQPAPANGKAAAAPPTASWETFDLLSSMPSTSSATATTTMAAATTTTKPATNNNTTSPIPRFDWELF